Proteins found in one Triticum aestivum cultivar Chinese Spring chromosome 4D, IWGSC CS RefSeq v2.1, whole genome shotgun sequence genomic segment:
- the LOC123096804 gene encoding putative protein TPRXL, translating to MPPPSTTPPREESLARASTDEPRRVEEEPASTGASSSSPATNVVGQGATSQQHATDLPLAEQMDGDIIIAEIAKDAAAEAARVTADEAAKDVHEDAAKGFAGEADKETGDRTDGIPAAGAPGAASVPEPPVARETRATVLLSVSTAAPSTPSTPTPPNSLSRNLKKLSHQSHPTPLGRATLPHDLLAAAAHAGTLVAAATAHAGTLVVVAVVSGSTSSSASSPPWSTPSSTPPPPTTGTPSPTADLASSSTSSGGSRSSSSGVIDMDYCGLVGIMLFNHSEADFVVKPGDRAEHMIVQVIATPEVAEVKDLDAIVWREGVL from the exons ATGCCGCCTCCGTCAACCACACCGCCCAGGGAGGAATCCCTGGCAAGGGCTTCCACAGACGAGCCCCGCCGCGTAGAGGAGGAGCCGGCAAGCACAGGCGCCAGCAGTTCTTCACCAGCAACAAACGTTGTCGGGCAGGGAGCCACCTCCCAACAGCATGCCACAG ATCTCCCCTTGGCGGAGCAGATGGATGGCGACATCATCATCGCAGAGATCGCCAAGGATGCTGCCGCCGAAGCCGCCAGAGTCACTGCTGACGAGGCCGCCAAGGACGTGCATGAAGACGCCGCCAAGGGGTTTGCCGGTGAGGCCGACAAGGAGACCGGCGACCGAACTGACGGCATTCCTGCGGCAGGAGCGCCTGGCGCTGCATCGGTCCCGGAGCCCCCAGTTGCCCGGGAGACG AGAGCCACGGTACTACTGAGCGTGTCCACCGCCGCACCATCCACCCCATCCACTCCCACCCCACCAAACTCTCTCTCGCGAAACCTAAAAAAACTCTCTCACCAATCTCACCCCACACCCCTCGGTCGAGCTACTCTCCCCCACGATCTCCTCGCCGCCGCTGCCCACGCCGGCACGCTCGTCGCCGCTGCAACCGCCCACGCCGGCacgctcgtcgtcgtcgccgtcgtatCGGGATCTACCTCCTCATCGGCTTCCTCTCCCCCATGGTCGACCCCGAGCTCGACCCCTCCGCCGCCCACGACGGGCACGCCCTCCCCAACCGCGGATCTTGCGAGTTCAAGCACTTCATCAGGAGGCTCCCGGAGTTCAAGTTCTG GGGTCATCGACATGGACTACTGCGGCCTAGTGGGCATCATGCTATTCAACCACTCGGAGGCGGACTTCGTCGTGAAGCCCGGCGACCGCGCCGAACATATGATCGTCCAGGTCATTGCGACGCCGGAGGTCGCCGAGGTGAAGGACCTCGACGCCATCGTCTGGCGGGAGGGAGTGCTCTGA